In the Streptomyces sp. NBC_00525 genome, one interval contains:
- the trpB gene encoding tryptophan synthase subunit beta, with the protein MSSDFFIPDPEGLIPSAEGYFGAYGGKFIPEALVAAVDEVAVEYEKAKADPAFAAELGELMVHYTGRPSALTEVPRFAEHAGGARIFLKREDLNHTGSHKINNVLGQALLTRRMGKTRVIAETGAGQHGVATATACALFGLDCTIYMGEIDTQRQALNVARMRILGAEVIAVKSGSRTLKDAINEAFRDWVANVDRTHYLFGTVAGPHPFPAMVRDFHRVIGVEARRQIQERAGRLPDAAVACVGGGSNAIGLFHAFVPDAGVRLIGCEPAGHGVETGEHAATLTAGEPGILHGSRSYVLQDDEGQITEPYSISAGLDYPGIGPEHAYLKDIGRGEYRAVTDDAAMQALRLLSRTEGVIPAIESAHALAGALEVGRELGPDGLILVNLSGRGDKDMDTAARYFGLYDTDAAVEADADGANAEIEGDVR; encoded by the coding sequence ATGTCTTCCGACTTCTTCATCCCGGACCCGGAGGGTCTGATCCCCAGCGCCGAGGGCTACTTCGGCGCGTACGGCGGCAAGTTCATCCCGGAGGCGCTGGTCGCCGCCGTGGACGAGGTCGCCGTCGAGTACGAGAAGGCCAAGGCCGACCCCGCCTTCGCCGCCGAACTCGGCGAGCTGATGGTCCACTACACCGGACGGCCCAGCGCCCTCACCGAGGTCCCCCGCTTCGCCGAGCACGCCGGCGGCGCACGGATCTTCCTCAAGCGCGAGGACCTCAACCACACCGGCTCGCACAAGATCAACAACGTGCTGGGGCAGGCCCTGCTCACCCGGCGCATGGGCAAGACCCGGGTCATCGCCGAGACCGGCGCCGGCCAGCACGGCGTCGCCACCGCGACCGCCTGCGCCCTCTTCGGCCTCGACTGCACCATCTACATGGGCGAGATCGACACCCAGCGGCAGGCGCTGAACGTGGCGCGCATGCGGATTCTGGGTGCCGAGGTCATCGCCGTGAAGTCCGGCTCGCGCACCCTCAAGGACGCCATCAACGAGGCGTTCCGCGACTGGGTGGCCAACGTGGACCGCACCCACTACCTCTTCGGCACGGTGGCGGGCCCGCACCCCTTCCCGGCGATGGTCCGCGACTTCCACCGCGTCATCGGCGTGGAGGCCCGGCGGCAGATCCAGGAGCGGGCCGGCCGGCTGCCGGACGCCGCCGTGGCCTGCGTCGGCGGCGGCTCCAACGCCATCGGCCTCTTCCACGCCTTCGTGCCCGACGCCGGGGTCCGCCTCATCGGCTGCGAGCCCGCCGGACACGGCGTGGAGACCGGCGAGCACGCGGCGACCCTGACCGCGGGCGAGCCCGGCATCCTGCACGGCTCGCGCAGCTACGTCCTCCAGGACGACGAGGGCCAGATCACCGAGCCGTACTCCATCTCGGCCGGCCTGGACTACCCCGGCATCGGCCCGGAGCACGCGTACCTCAAGGACATCGGCCGCGGCGAGTACCGCGCGGTCACCGACGACGCGGCCATGCAGGCGCTGCGGCTGCTCTCCCGCACCGAGGGCGTCATCCCCGCCATCGAGAGCGCGCACGCGCTGGCCGGGGCCCTGGAGGTCGGCAGGGAGCTGGGCCCGGACGGGCTGATCCTGGTCAACCTCTCCGGACGCGGCGACAAGGACATGGACACGGCGGCCCGCTACTTCGGGCTGTACGACACGGACGCCGCCGTCGAGGCGGACGCCGACGGTGCGAACGCGGAGATCGAGGGGGACGTCCGGTGA
- the trpC gene encoding indole-3-glycerol phosphate synthase TrpC, with the protein MSVLDEIIDGVRADLAERQAQVGLDELKERAARAPRAKDGVAALRGEGVNVICEVKRSSPSKGALAAIADPAALAADYEAGGASVISVLTEQRRFGGSLADLEAVRAKVDIPILRKDFIVTSYQLWEARAYGADLALLIVAALEQEALVSLIERAESIGLTPLVEAHDEEEAERAVAAGAKVIGVNARNLKDLKVDRSTFERVAPEIPDHIVKVAESGVRGPHDLIAYANAGADAVLVGESLVTGRDPRAAVADLVAAGAHPALRHGRG; encoded by the coding sequence GTGAGTGTGCTCGACGAGATCATCGACGGCGTCCGCGCCGACCTCGCGGAGCGGCAGGCACAGGTCGGCCTCGACGAGCTCAAGGAGCGCGCCGCCCGCGCCCCGCGCGCCAAGGACGGCGTCGCCGCCCTGCGCGGCGAGGGCGTCAACGTCATCTGCGAGGTCAAGCGCTCCAGCCCCTCCAAGGGCGCGCTCGCCGCGATCGCCGACCCGGCCGCGCTCGCCGCCGACTACGAGGCCGGCGGGGCGTCCGTCATCTCCGTCCTCACCGAACAGCGCCGCTTCGGCGGCTCGCTGGCCGACCTGGAGGCCGTCCGCGCCAAGGTGGACATCCCGATCCTCCGCAAGGACTTCATCGTCACCTCGTACCAGCTGTGGGAGGCGCGCGCGTACGGTGCCGACCTCGCGCTGCTGATCGTCGCCGCCCTGGAACAGGAGGCGCTGGTCTCCCTGATCGAGCGCGCCGAGTCCATCGGCCTGACGCCCCTGGTCGAGGCCCACGACGAGGAGGAGGCCGAGCGCGCCGTGGCGGCCGGTGCCAAGGTCATCGGCGTCAACGCGCGCAACCTCAAGGACCTCAAGGTCGACCGCTCCACCTTCGAGCGCGTCGCCCCCGAGATCCCGGACCACATCGTCAAGGTCGCCGAGTCCGGCGTCCGCGGCCCGCACGACCTGATCGCCTACGCCAACGCCGGCGCGGACGCCGTCCTGGTCGGCGAGTCCCTGGTCACCGGCCGCGACCCGCGCGCCGCCGTCGCCGACCTGGTCGCCGCCGGCGCCCACCCGGCCCTGCGCCACGGGCGGGGCTGA
- the hisI gene encoding phosphoribosyl-AMP cyclohydrolase produces the protein MTSTPPPGTPRTASDLDPAVAARLKRGADGLVPAIAQQYDTGEVLMLGWMDDEALHRTLTTGRCTYWSRSRQEYWVKGDTSGHIQLVKSVALDCDADTVLVRVDQTGAACHTGARTCFDDDVLFRGQ, from the coding sequence ATGACCAGCACGCCCCCGCCCGGCACCCCCCGCACCGCCAGCGACCTCGATCCGGCCGTCGCCGCCCGCCTCAAGCGCGGCGCCGACGGGCTGGTCCCGGCCATCGCCCAGCAGTACGACACCGGCGAGGTACTGATGCTCGGCTGGATGGACGACGAGGCGCTGCACCGCACCCTCACCACCGGCCGCTGCACCTACTGGTCGCGCAGCCGCCAGGAGTACTGGGTCAAGGGCGACACCTCCGGCCACATCCAGCTCGTCAAGTCCGTCGCCCTCGACTGCGACGCAGACACCGTCCTGGTCAGGGTCGACCAGACCGGCGCCGCCTGCCACACCGGCGCCCGCACCTGCTTCGACGACGACGTCCTCTTCCGGGGACAGTAG
- a CDS encoding TIGR02234 family membrane protein: MEYVSAVPVPQPRAEAAAAPDAPGSRRTLAAGLLLGAAGATVVLLASGRTWAEGTAPVGGGALPLSADGQDVTGLPAALAIVGLAALVAVFAVRGNSRRLVAGLLALSGLGAALSAFLGASDSAALDEKAAQTSGDTATTITALSHTAWPYVTAAGGLLILLAGLLALRYGNRWPTMSGRYERDGTPRPRKAPRPLDPDRPEDLWKALDRGEDPTREA; encoded by the coding sequence GTGGAGTACGTGAGTGCCGTCCCCGTACCCCAGCCCCGTGCCGAAGCCGCCGCCGCGCCCGACGCGCCGGGAAGCCGCCGCACCCTGGCCGCCGGCCTGCTCCTCGGGGCGGCCGGCGCGACCGTCGTCCTGCTCGCCTCCGGACGCACCTGGGCCGAGGGCACGGCCCCGGTCGGCGGCGGCGCCCTCCCGCTCAGCGCGGACGGCCAGGACGTCACCGGACTCCCCGCCGCCCTCGCGATCGTCGGCCTGGCCGCCCTGGTGGCCGTCTTCGCCGTGCGCGGCAACAGCCGGCGCCTGGTCGCCGGACTCCTCGCGCTCAGCGGACTCGGCGCCGCGCTCAGCGCCTTCCTCGGCGCGTCCGACAGCGCCGCGCTCGACGAGAAGGCCGCGCAGACCAGCGGCGACACCGCCACCACCATCACCGCCCTCAGCCACACCGCCTGGCCCTACGTCACGGCGGCCGGCGGACTGCTGATCCTGCTCGCCGGGCTGCTCGCCCTGCGCTACGGCAACCGCTGGCCCACGATGTCCGGGCGCTACGAGCGCGACGGAACCCCCCGCCCCCGCAAGGCCCCCCGCCCCCTCGACCCGGACCGGCCCGAGGATCTGTGGAAGGCCCTGGACCGCGGCGAGGACCCGACGCGCGAGGCATGA
- a CDS encoding RidA family protein — MTGPASVRRVSSGAPWEEKFGYSRAVRLPDGLVLVSGCTSVVDGEIAAGGPYEQTVNAFEVAFRALAELGLGREDVVRTRMYVMHARDTDEVGRAHKELFDAVRPAATMVVVSGFVDPSLVVEVEVEAYRAEER, encoded by the coding sequence ATGACCGGACCCGCATCCGTGCGCCGGGTCTCCTCCGGCGCCCCCTGGGAGGAGAAGTTCGGCTACTCCCGCGCCGTCCGGCTCCCCGATGGCCTGGTCCTGGTCTCCGGCTGCACCTCCGTGGTGGACGGCGAGATCGCCGCGGGCGGCCCGTACGAGCAGACCGTCAACGCCTTCGAGGTCGCGTTCCGGGCCCTGGCGGAACTGGGCCTGGGCCGCGAGGACGTCGTCCGCACCCGGATGTACGTCATGCACGCCCGCGACACGGACGAGGTCGGCCGCGCCCACAAGGAGCTGTTCGACGCCGTCCGCCCCGCCGCGACCATGGTCGTCGTCTCCGGCTTCGTCGACCCGAGCCTGGTCGTCGAGGTCGAGGTCGAGGCCTACCGGGCGGAGGAGCGATGA
- the priA gene encoding bifunctional 1-(5-phosphoribosyl)-5-((5-phosphoribosylamino)methylideneamino)imidazole-4-carboxamide isomerase/phosphoribosylanthranilate isomerase PriA has translation MPKLELLPAVDVRDGQAVRLVHGESGSETSYGSPLEAALAWQRAGAEWLHLVDLDAAFGTGDNRTLIAEVAGAMDIKVELSGGIRDDASLAAALATGCRRVNLGTAALETPEWVAKVIAEHGDKIAVGLDVRGTTLRGRGWTRDGGDLYETLARLDSEGCARYVVTDIAKDGTLQGPNLELLKNVCAATDKPVVASGGVSSLDDLRAIASLVLAGVEGAIVGKALYAKAFTLEEALEAVSA, from the coding sequence ATGCCGAAGCTTGAACTGCTCCCCGCCGTAGACGTCCGCGACGGCCAGGCGGTCCGCCTGGTGCACGGCGAGTCCGGCTCCGAGACCTCCTACGGCTCCCCGCTGGAGGCCGCGCTCGCCTGGCAGCGGGCCGGCGCCGAGTGGCTGCACCTGGTCGACCTGGACGCCGCCTTCGGCACCGGGGACAACCGCACCCTCATCGCCGAGGTGGCCGGCGCCATGGACATCAAGGTCGAGCTGTCCGGCGGCATCCGCGACGACGCCTCGCTGGCCGCCGCCCTCGCCACCGGCTGCCGCCGGGTCAACCTCGGCACCGCGGCCCTGGAGACCCCGGAGTGGGTCGCCAAGGTCATCGCCGAGCACGGCGACAAGATCGCCGTCGGCCTCGACGTACGCGGCACCACACTGCGCGGCCGCGGCTGGACCCGCGACGGCGGCGACCTCTACGAGACGCTGGCCCGCCTCGACTCCGAGGGCTGCGCCCGCTACGTCGTCACCGACATCGCCAAGGACGGCACCCTCCAGGGCCCCAACCTGGAACTCCTGAAGAACGTCTGCGCCGCCACCGACAAGCCCGTCGTCGCCTCCGGCGGCGTCTCCTCGCTGGACGACCTGCGGGCCATCGCCTCGCTCGTCCTGGCGGGCGTCGAGGGCGCCATCGTCGGCAAGGCCCTGTACGCGAAGGCGTTCACCCTCGAAGAGGCGCTGGAGGCGGTCTCCGCATGA
- a CDS encoding DUF2752 domain-containing protein produces the protein MDASPNPAPAAPGPASGPPPLFPTAPAGASRLRRIAVPAGVLAAVIGAFGYVATVDPNQPGHYPVCPLLRFTGIYCPGCGGLRSAHAFAHGDLAAAFGANALAVAGYAIFAVLWAVWLVREVRGKPLRIGLRPVHWWAIGALLLVFTLVRNLPFGSALAP, from the coding sequence GTGGACGCCTCACCGAACCCCGCCCCCGCGGCCCCCGGACCCGCCTCCGGCCCGCCGCCGCTCTTCCCCACCGCCCCCGCCGGGGCCTCCCGGCTGCGCCGGATCGCCGTCCCGGCCGGGGTGCTGGCCGCCGTCATCGGCGCCTTCGGCTACGTCGCCACGGTGGACCCGAACCAGCCCGGCCACTACCCCGTCTGCCCGCTGCTGCGGTTCACCGGCATCTACTGCCCCGGCTGCGGCGGCCTGCGCAGCGCCCACGCCTTCGCCCACGGCGACCTCGCCGCCGCCTTCGGCGCCAACGCCCTGGCCGTCGCCGGGTACGCGATCTTCGCCGTCCTGTGGGCCGTGTGGCTGGTCCGCGAGGTGCGCGGCAAGCCCCTGCGGATCGGCCTGCGGCCGGTGCACTGGTGGGCGATCGGGGCCCTGCTGCTGGTTTTCACCCTTGTCCGGAACCTGCCGTTCGGCTCGGCGCTGGCCCCCTGA
- the hisB gene encoding imidazoleglycerol-phosphate dehydratase HisB: MTREARTGRVERTTKETSVLVEINLDGTGKVDVSTGVGFYDHMLDQLGRHGLFDLTVKTDGDLHIDSHHTIEDTALALGAAFKQALGDKVGIYRFGNCTVPLDESLAQVTVDLSGRPYLVHTEPENMAPMIGAYDTTMTRHILESFVAQAQIALHVHVPYGRNAHHIVECQFKALARALRYASERDPRAAGILPSTKGAL; encoded by the coding sequence ATGACTCGCGAGGCCCGCACAGGACGAGTGGAGCGGACCACCAAGGAGACCTCCGTGCTCGTCGAGATCAACCTCGACGGCACCGGGAAGGTCGACGTCTCGACCGGGGTCGGCTTCTACGACCACATGCTCGACCAGCTCGGCCGGCACGGGCTGTTCGACCTCACCGTCAAGACCGACGGCGACCTGCACATCGACTCGCACCACACCATCGAGGACACCGCCCTCGCGCTGGGCGCCGCCTTCAAGCAGGCGCTCGGCGACAAGGTCGGCATCTACCGCTTCGGCAACTGCACCGTCCCGCTGGACGAGTCGCTCGCCCAGGTCACCGTGGACCTCTCCGGCCGCCCCTACCTGGTGCACACCGAGCCCGAGAACATGGCGCCGATGATCGGCGCCTACGACACCACGATGACCCGGCACATCCTGGAGTCCTTCGTCGCGCAGGCGCAGATCGCCCTGCACGTCCACGTCCCCTACGGACGCAACGCGCACCACATCGTGGAGTGCCAGTTCAAGGCGCTCGCCCGCGCCCTGCGCTACGCCAGTGAGCGCGACCCGCGCGCGGCCGGCATCCTCCCCTCCACGAAGGGCGCCCTGTGA
- a CDS encoding TIGR03085 family metal-binding protein: MSTHAKRERLLLADLLEAAGPHAPTLCQGWTARDLAAHVVVRERRPDAAAGLVIGPLKGRRDRVMAEFTAKPYEELIQLIRTGPPRMSPFGLKQVDEAANTVEFYVHAEDVRRAQPDWSPRELDPVFSDVLWSRTEKAARMLGRKAPVGLVLRRPDGQTAVAHRGAPVVTVTGEPGELLLFAFGRQEAARVELEGEPDAIGRMTTAKLGM; the protein is encoded by the coding sequence ATGTCGACCCATGCCAAGCGCGAACGTCTTCTGCTCGCCGACCTGTTGGAGGCGGCGGGTCCACATGCCCCGACGCTGTGCCAGGGCTGGACGGCCCGTGATCTCGCGGCCCATGTGGTGGTGCGCGAGCGGCGGCCGGACGCGGCGGCCGGGCTCGTCATCGGGCCGTTGAAGGGCCGCCGGGACCGGGTGATGGCCGAGTTCACGGCGAAGCCGTACGAGGAGCTGATCCAGCTCATCCGTACGGGCCCGCCCCGGATGTCGCCGTTCGGCCTGAAGCAGGTGGACGAGGCGGCGAACACGGTGGAGTTCTATGTGCACGCGGAGGACGTGCGCCGGGCGCAGCCGGACTGGTCGCCCCGCGAGCTGGACCCGGTCTTCTCGGATGTGCTGTGGTCGCGTACGGAGAAGGCGGCGCGGATGCTGGGCCGGAAGGCGCCCGTGGGGCTGGTGCTGCGCCGCCCGGACGGGCAGACCGCGGTGGCGCACCGGGGGGCGCCGGTGGTGACGGTGACCGGTGAGCCGGGCGAGCTGCTGCTGTTCGCGTTCGGGCGGCAGGAGGCGGCGCGGGTGGAGCTGGAGGGCGAGCCGGACGCGATCGGCCGGATGACGACGGCGAAGCTGGGCATGTAG
- the trpA gene encoding tryptophan synthase subunit alpha — MTGNIELLNSTLAAARAADRAALIAYLPAGFPTVDGGIEAVKAVVEGGADVVEVGLPHSDPVLDGPVIQTADDIALRGGVRIADVMRTVREAYEATGAPILVMTYWNPIDRYGVERFTAELAAAGGAGCILPDLPVQESALWREHAERHGLATVFVVAPSSRDERIATITDAGSGFVYAASLMGVTGTRASVGAQAQDLVRRTRATTELPVCVGLGVSDAAQAAEVAGFADGVIVGSAFVKRMLDAPDEAAGLAAVRSLAADLAEGVRKR; from the coding sequence GTGACCGGCAACATCGAACTGCTGAACAGCACGCTCGCCGCCGCGCGGGCCGCGGACCGGGCCGCGCTGATCGCGTACCTCCCGGCCGGCTTCCCGACCGTCGACGGCGGCATCGAGGCCGTCAAGGCCGTCGTCGAGGGCGGCGCGGACGTCGTCGAGGTGGGGCTGCCGCACAGCGACCCGGTGCTCGACGGGCCGGTCATCCAGACCGCCGACGACATCGCGCTGCGCGGCGGCGTGCGGATCGCCGACGTGATGCGCACGGTGCGCGAGGCGTACGAGGCGACCGGGGCGCCGATCCTGGTCATGACGTACTGGAACCCCATCGACCGGTACGGCGTCGAGCGCTTCACGGCCGAACTGGCCGCGGCGGGCGGCGCCGGGTGCATCCTGCCCGACCTGCCGGTCCAGGAGTCCGCGCTGTGGCGCGAGCACGCGGAGCGGCACGGCCTGGCCACCGTCTTCGTCGTCGCGCCCAGCAGCAGGGACGAACGGATCGCCACCATCACCGATGCGGGCTCCGGCTTCGTGTACGCCGCCTCCCTGATGGGCGTCACCGGCACCCGCGCCTCGGTCGGCGCACAGGCGCAGGACCTGGTCCGGCGCACCCGCGCCACCACCGAGCTGCCGGTCTGCGTCGGCCTCGGCGTGTCCGACGCCGCGCAGGCGGCCGAGGTCGCCGGCTTTGCGGACGGCGTCATCGTCGGCTCGGCCTTCGTCAAGCGGATGCTGGACGCCCCCGACGAGGCGGCCGGCCTCGCGGCCGTCCGGTCACTGGCGGCCGACCTTGCCGAAGGTGTTCGAAAGCGCTGA
- a CDS encoding anthranilate synthase component I, with product MDLDTFRKLAVDRRVIPVTRRLLADGDTPVGLYRKLAGERTGTFLLESAENGRTWSRYSFIGVRSAATLTTRDGAAHWLGTPPVGVPVDGDPLHALRATIEALHTPHDRETGLPPFTGGMVGYLGYDIVRRLEKIGDSARDDLALPELTMLLTSDLAVLDHWDGSVLLIANAINHNDLATGVDEAHADAVARLDAMERDLRRPVENAPATLPPSELPPYTALWGGPAYQDAVEDVKERIRAGEAFQVVPSQRFETPCTASALDVYRVLRATNPSPYMYLFRFDGFDVAGSSPEALVKVEDGRAMVHPIAGTRHRGATPQEDQALAEELLADPKERAEHLMLVDLGRNDLGRVCEPGSVEVVDFMSIERYSHVMHIVSTVTGRVAEGRTAFDVLTACFPAGTLSGAPKPRALQIIEELEPTRRGLYGGCVGYLDFAGDSDTAIAIRTALLRDGTAYVQAGAGVVADSDPAAEDTECRNKAAAVLRAVHTANRLGGA from the coding sequence ATGGACCTCGACACCTTCCGCAAGCTGGCCGTCGACCGGCGCGTCATCCCCGTCACCCGCCGCCTCCTCGCGGACGGCGACACCCCGGTCGGCCTCTACCGCAAGCTCGCGGGCGAGCGCACCGGCACCTTCCTCCTCGAATCCGCGGAGAACGGCCGCACCTGGTCGCGCTACTCCTTCATCGGCGTACGCAGCGCCGCCACGCTCACCACCCGCGACGGCGCGGCCCACTGGCTCGGCACCCCGCCCGTCGGCGTCCCCGTCGACGGCGACCCGCTGCACGCCCTGCGCGCCACCATCGAGGCCCTGCACACCCCGCACGACCGCGAGACCGGCCTGCCGCCCTTCACCGGAGGCATGGTCGGCTACCTCGGCTACGACATCGTGCGCCGCCTGGAGAAGATCGGCGACAGCGCCCGCGACGACCTCGCGCTCCCCGAGCTGACCATGCTGCTCACCTCCGACCTGGCGGTCCTGGACCACTGGGACGGCAGCGTCCTGCTCATCGCCAACGCCATCAACCACAACGACCTGGCCACCGGCGTGGACGAGGCGCACGCCGACGCCGTCGCCCGCCTCGACGCCATGGAACGCGACCTGCGCCGTCCCGTCGAGAACGCCCCCGCCACCCTGCCGCCCTCCGAACTCCCCCCGTACACCGCGCTCTGGGGCGGCCCCGCCTACCAGGACGCCGTCGAGGACGTGAAGGAGCGCATCCGGGCCGGCGAGGCCTTCCAGGTCGTCCCCTCGCAGCGCTTCGAGACCCCGTGCACGGCGAGCGCCCTGGACGTCTACCGGGTGCTGCGCGCCACCAATCCCTCGCCGTACATGTACCTCTTCCGGTTCGACGGCTTCGACGTCGCCGGCTCCAGCCCCGAGGCCCTGGTCAAGGTCGAGGACGGCCGGGCCATGGTCCACCCCATCGCCGGCACCCGGCACCGCGGCGCCACCCCGCAGGAGGACCAGGCCCTCGCCGAGGAACTCCTCGCCGACCCCAAGGAACGCGCCGAGCACCTGATGCTCGTCGACCTCGGCCGCAACGACCTGGGCCGGGTCTGCGAGCCGGGCAGCGTCGAGGTCGTCGACTTCATGTCCATCGAGCGCTACTCCCACGTCATGCACATCGTGTCCACGGTCACCGGCCGGGTCGCCGAGGGCCGCACCGCCTTCGACGTGCTGACCGCCTGCTTCCCCGCCGGCACCCTCTCCGGCGCCCCCAAGCCCCGCGCCCTCCAGATCATCGAGGAACTGGAACCCACCCGCCGCGGCCTGTACGGCGGCTGCGTCGGCTACCTCGACTTCGCCGGGGACTCCGACACCGCCATCGCCATCCGCACCGCCCTGCTGCGCGACGGCACCGCCTACGTCCAGGCCGGCGCGGGCGTCGTCGCCGACTCCGACCCGGCCGCCGAGGACACCGAGTGCCGCAACAAGGCCGCGGCCGTCCTGCGCGCCGTCCACACCGCCAACCGGCTGGGCGGCGCCTGA
- the trpM gene encoding tryptophan biosynthesis modulator TrpM — protein MSCALPSWHRGCRAPARRVRGRRVRYVIGAEPGQVNGMRWRTGPAL, from the coding sequence CTGAGCTGCGCGCTGCCCTCGTGGCACCGCGGCTGCCGGGCCCCGGCGCGCCGTGTGCGCGGCCGGCGGGTGCGGTACGTGATCGGGGCCGAGCCCGGCCAGGTCAACGGCATGCGATGGCGCACGGGGCCCGCGCTGTAG
- a CDS encoding HGxxPAAW family protein: protein MAGSSHGHTPAAWTGVIIAFIGFCVAGVFMVAANPLGFWAGMGVVLLGGVVGVGMKAAGLGAPKESAELTAARARAGQAQAS from the coding sequence ATGGCGGGCAGCAGCCACGGACACACCCCGGCCGCCTGGACCGGTGTCATCATCGCCTTCATCGGCTTCTGCGTCGCGGGCGTCTTCATGGTCGCGGCCAACCCGCTCGGCTTCTGGGCCGGCATGGGCGTCGTCCTTCTCGGTGGTGTCGTCGGCGTCGGCATGAAGGCCGCCGGCCTCGGCGCGCCGAAGGAGTCGGCCGAGCTGACCGCCGCCCGTGCCCGCGCCGGCCAGGCGCAGGCGTCCTGA
- the hisH gene encoding imidazole glycerol phosphate synthase subunit HisH produces the protein MDTKKKVVVFDYGFGNVRSAERALAHVGADVEITRDFDTAMNADGLLVPGVGAFSACMAGLKKARGEWIIGRRLAGGRPVMGICVGMQILFERGIEHGVETEGLDEWPGTVGPLKADVVPHMGWNTVEAPEDSQLFAGLGPEARYYFVHSYAAHDWNLEVTNAKIRAPGVTWATHGERFVAAVENGALWATQFHPEKSGDAGAQLLTNWIETL, from the coding sequence GTGGATACGAAGAAGAAGGTCGTCGTCTTCGACTACGGCTTCGGCAACGTCCGCTCCGCCGAACGCGCCCTCGCCCACGTCGGCGCGGACGTCGAGATCACCCGCGACTTCGACACGGCGATGAACGCCGACGGGCTGCTGGTGCCCGGCGTCGGCGCGTTCTCGGCGTGCATGGCGGGCCTGAAGAAGGCCCGCGGCGAGTGGATCATCGGCCGCAGGCTGGCCGGCGGACGCCCCGTCATGGGCATCTGCGTCGGCATGCAGATCCTGTTCGAGCGCGGCATCGAGCACGGCGTGGAGACCGAAGGACTCGACGAGTGGCCCGGCACCGTCGGCCCGCTGAAGGCCGACGTCGTCCCGCACATGGGCTGGAACACCGTCGAAGCCCCCGAGGACTCCCAGCTGTTCGCCGGACTCGGCCCCGAGGCCCGGTACTACTTCGTGCACTCCTACGCGGCGCACGACTGGAACCTCGAAGTCACCAACGCCAAGATCCGTGCCCCCGGGGTCACCTGGGCCACGCACGGCGAACGGTTCGTGGCCGCCGTGGAGAACGGCGCGCTGTGGGCCACCCAGTTCCACCCCGAGAAGTCCGGCGATGCCGGCGCCCAGCTGCTGACCAACTGGATCGAGACGCTGTAA
- the hisF gene encoding imidazole glycerol phosphate synthase subunit HisF, translated as MTLAVRVIPCLDVDNGRVVKGVNFKNLRDAGDPVEMAKLYDAEGADELTFLDITASSGDRETTYDVVRRTAEQVFIPLTVGGGVRTPQDVDKLLRAGADKVGVNTAAIARPELIREIAERFGRQVLVLSVDARRTPEGTFEVTTHGGRRGTGIDAVEWAHRAAELGAGEILLNSMDADGTKDGYDTEMIAAVREHVRVPVIASGGAGRLADFAPAVDAGADAVLAASVFHFGDLRISEVKGALAEAGHPVR; from the coding sequence ATGACCCTCGCGGTACGCGTCATCCCCTGCCTCGACGTGGACAACGGCCGGGTCGTCAAGGGCGTCAACTTCAAGAACCTGCGGGACGCGGGCGACCCCGTCGAGATGGCCAAGCTGTACGACGCCGAGGGCGCCGACGAGCTGACCTTCCTGGACATCACCGCCTCCAGCGGCGACCGCGAGACCACCTACGACGTGGTGCGCCGCACCGCCGAGCAGGTGTTCATCCCGCTCACCGTGGGCGGCGGCGTCCGCACCCCGCAGGACGTCGACAAGCTGCTGCGGGCCGGCGCGGACAAGGTCGGCGTCAACACCGCGGCCATCGCCCGCCCCGAGCTGATCCGGGAGATCGCCGAGCGGTTCGGCCGCCAGGTCCTGGTCCTCTCGGTGGACGCCCGGCGCACCCCCGAAGGCACCTTCGAGGTCACCACGCACGGCGGCCGCCGGGGCACCGGCATCGACGCCGTCGAGTGGGCGCACCGGGCCGCCGAACTGGGCGCGGGCGAGATCCTGCTCAACTCGATGGACGCCGACGGCACGAAGGACGGCTACGACACCGAGATGATCGCCGCCGTCCGCGAGCACGTCCGGGTGCCCGTCATCGCCTCCGGCGGCGCGGGCCGGCTCGCCGACTTCGCGCCCGCCGTGGACGCCGGAGCCGACGCCGTCCTGGCCGCGTCCGTCTTCCACTTCGGCGATCTGCGCATCTCCGAGGTCAAGGGCGCGCTCGCGGAAGCCGGACACCCGGTGCGCTGA